One region of Acidovorax sp. T1 genomic DNA includes:
- a CDS encoding LysR family transcriptional regulator: MIVRNFEYLLALHREGHFGNAAKSCNVSQPTLSAGIKQLEEDMGVEIVRHGRRYDGLTSEGMRVLSWAQQMYDDCKGLERELSALRRGIEGQFRLGILPGTAGVAPTLSIALAEKTPLLQQSVLVSGASSLLQAIRENNLDIALMHLEDIPGEDFDTHLLYRERIFLFHAARTQQPRSTTWDHVLNRQLCVLNSAVPEPIQDRLTQCTAQTIRTDSIDVLSAHVATGKYSAVLPQSLAGQLAHIPNLHAIAINGPMSHSNVGFVAGKNAFEAPSSRALLEMVHTPELAATLQSVISIHRRFQPKADSSQSPLK, from the coding sequence ATGATCGTAAGAAACTTTGAATACTTGCTTGCTTTGCACCGTGAAGGCCATTTTGGCAACGCGGCCAAAAGCTGCAATGTTTCTCAGCCGACACTCTCCGCGGGCATTAAGCAATTGGAGGAAGACATGGGTGTCGAGATCGTGCGTCATGGCCGACGCTATGACGGCCTCACTTCTGAAGGGATGCGCGTACTGTCTTGGGCTCAGCAGATGTATGACGACTGCAAAGGGCTGGAGCGAGAACTCTCCGCACTACGGCGAGGTATAGAGGGGCAATTCCGGCTAGGGATACTCCCAGGAACTGCCGGTGTAGCGCCCACATTAAGCATCGCCCTTGCTGAAAAAACGCCCTTACTTCAACAATCAGTTCTGGTTTCCGGCGCTTCTTCCCTGCTACAGGCGATTCGAGAAAACAATTTGGATATCGCACTCATGCATTTGGAGGATATCCCAGGGGAAGACTTCGATACTCACCTTCTGTACCGTGAACGCATTTTCCTTTTTCACGCCGCGAGAACACAGCAACCCCGAAGCACAACGTGGGACCATGTTCTCAATAGACAACTCTGCGTGCTGAACTCGGCAGTACCTGAACCCATTCAAGATAGGCTGACGCAATGTACCGCACAGACTATTCGCACTGATTCAATTGACGTGCTATCGGCACACGTGGCGACAGGAAAATATTCGGCAGTTCTTCCGCAATCTCTCGCCGGCCAACTCGCGCACATTCCAAATCTCCACGCAATCGCAATCAATGGACCAATGTCGCACTCAAATGTCGGATTCGTTGCTGGGAAAAATGCGTTCGAGGCACCGTCATCGCGTGCATTGCTCGAAATGGTGCACACCCCCGAACTCGCTGCCACGCTTCAATCCGTTATATCGATCCATCGTCGGTTCCAGCCCAAAGCAGACTCATCTCAAAGCCCCCTGAAATAG
- a CDS encoding glutathione-independent formaldehyde dehydrogenase codes for MTPTGNRIVTFEKPLEMKVNTFKFPELITPQGKSAPHGAILKIVTTNICGSDLHIYRGLFAVPKGMTMGHEMTGEVIEVGSDVEVVKKGDIVSVPFNVGCGRCYNCKHMRSDVCENTNPEIDCGAYGFNLGGWTGGQGDYLFVPYADFNLLRFPDKDAAMEKIRDLTLLSDVLPTAFHGFAGPDWPAAPAYVVGENILIFGAGPVGRAGAACARLLGAGAIIVADYIQERLDLLKPHGVETINLSDGVPIEEHLERITGHREVDRVIDYVGVDCRGFGAEADKIVESAVTNAMLKYVRFGGMTSTVGVYCANPISKDPKAKKGHMDLEWSNAWIKSPRMSAGQSPTANYNHALMRAILNDRMPYLSPMMNTKFIKLEDAPAAYKEFDAGSAYKYVIDPHGSVRQ; via the coding sequence ATGACTCCGACCGGTAACCGAATCGTGACTTTCGAGAAGCCCTTGGAAATGAAGGTCAACACCTTCAAATTTCCAGAGCTGATAACCCCTCAAGGGAAAAGCGCACCCCATGGCGCTATCCTCAAAATAGTTACCACAAATATCTGTGGCAGCGACCTTCACATTTATCGCGGTTTGTTTGCTGTTCCCAAGGGAATGACCATGGGCCATGAAATGACCGGCGAAGTGATCGAAGTGGGATCAGACGTCGAAGTCGTGAAGAAGGGCGACATCGTTTCCGTTCCCTTCAATGTGGGGTGTGGGCGTTGTTACAACTGCAAGCATATGCGCTCCGATGTATGCGAGAACACCAACCCCGAAATCGACTGCGGAGCCTACGGGTTCAACCTCGGTGGCTGGACGGGGGGCCAAGGTGATTATCTCTTCGTACCGTATGCGGATTTCAATCTCCTTCGCTTCCCTGACAAGGATGCCGCCATGGAAAAAATCCGCGATCTGACCCTTCTCTCTGACGTACTACCCACAGCTTTCCATGGGTTCGCTGGCCCAGACTGGCCAGCCGCACCGGCCTACGTCGTCGGCGAGAACATCCTGATCTTCGGTGCCGGGCCGGTCGGCAGAGCGGGTGCCGCCTGCGCCAGACTTCTGGGTGCAGGCGCCATCATCGTTGCCGATTACATTCAAGAGCGGCTGGACCTTCTCAAGCCACACGGCGTGGAAACCATCAACCTTTCCGACGGCGTGCCGATCGAGGAGCATCTCGAACGCATTACCGGGCACAGGGAGGTGGATCGCGTCATCGACTATGTTGGTGTGGACTGCCGCGGGTTTGGCGCGGAGGCTGACAAGATCGTGGAGAGCGCTGTTACCAACGCAATGCTCAAATATGTCCGCTTCGGCGGAATGACCAGTACGGTCGGTGTGTACTGCGCAAACCCGATCTCGAAAGACCCGAAAGCCAAGAAAGGCCATATGGATCTGGAATGGTCCAACGCCTGGATCAAGTCGCCGCGAATGTCGGCTGGTCAATCTCCGACGGCCAACTACAACCACGCGTTAATGCGGGCGATACTGAACGATCGCATGCCTTACCTTTCGCCGATGATGAACACTAAGTTCATCAAGCTCGAAGACGCGCCCGCCGCGTACAAGGAGTTCGACGCGGGTTCTGCATACAAGTACGTCATCGACCCGCATGGTTCAGTGCGGCAGTAA
- the istA gene encoding IS21 family transposase has translation MNVLKSNQRATIETLLERNTSQREIARITGIDRKTVRSYHQRWLEQLQSNSPGVATGSAGQIPPPWPPAPGPVATSLCEPWREFIEAQLRLKRNATAIYQDLVDQHGFDGQYNSVKRFCAKLRHKEPEQFDRLSFLPGEEMQVDYGEGAPTRVPGSDRYRKPRLFVATLRYSRASFRCVVWKSSQQIWAELHERALRYFGGCPQYVVLDNLKEGVLKPDLYEPDLNPVYAAALAHYGVVADPARVRDPNRKGTVEHAIGHTQATALKGRRFESIEAQNEFLAHWEKSWASKRIHGTERRQVQAMFEEERSHLKPLPVLGMQYFDEAVRTVCDDSCVRVDHSSYAARPANIGSKVLVRIYAQRIEIRDMHTRALLRTHAKAERPGTVILPMEERVFNPSRETRLILRQAGEIGEHASRLCELLFAIEGRVGQRKLWGIVGLMRRYPAHCINAACAQALEQGVYSYKRVLALTEALFAQAMAAIEATCGEAPAAGAHALTQQHELIRDAEEYSDLFALAAATANTTTTTTTTTNNTTNAPGVQP, from the coding sequence GTGAATGTCTTGAAGTCCAACCAACGCGCCACCATAGAGACACTGCTGGAGCGCAACACATCGCAACGCGAGATCGCCCGCATCACGGGCATCGACCGCAAGACGGTCAGGAGCTACCACCAGCGCTGGCTGGAGCAACTGCAGTCAAATTCCCCCGGGGTGGCCACCGGCTCGGCAGGTCAAATTCCCCCACCCTGGCCACCGGCTCCTGGGCCGGTGGCCACCTCCCTGTGCGAACCCTGGCGCGAGTTCATCGAAGCCCAGCTGCGGCTGAAGCGAAACGCCACGGCCATCTACCAGGACCTGGTCGACCAGCACGGCTTTGATGGCCAGTACAACTCGGTCAAACGCTTCTGTGCAAAGTTGCGGCACAAGGAGCCCGAGCAGTTCGATCGCCTGTCCTTCCTGCCCGGCGAGGAGATGCAGGTGGACTACGGCGAGGGCGCGCCCACCCGCGTGCCCGGCAGCGACCGGTACCGCAAGCCCCGCCTGTTCGTGGCCACCTTGCGGTATTCCCGTGCCAGTTTCCGGTGCGTGGTCTGGAAGTCCAGCCAGCAGATCTGGGCCGAGCTGCACGAGCGGGCCCTGCGGTACTTCGGGGGCTGCCCCCAGTACGTGGTGCTGGACAATCTGAAGGAAGGCGTCCTCAAGCCCGACCTGTACGAGCCCGATCTCAACCCGGTGTACGCCGCCGCCCTGGCGCACTACGGCGTGGTGGCCGACCCGGCGCGGGTGCGAGACCCCAACCGCAAGGGCACGGTGGAGCATGCCATCGGCCATACCCAGGCCACGGCCTTGAAGGGCCGGCGCTTTGAGTCCATCGAGGCCCAGAACGAGTTCCTGGCGCACTGGGAGAAGAGCTGGGCATCCAAGCGCATCCACGGCACCGAGCGACGCCAGGTGCAGGCCATGTTCGAGGAAGAGCGCAGCCACCTCAAACCCCTGCCAGTGCTGGGAATGCAGTATTTCGACGAGGCGGTGCGCACCGTCTGCGACGACAGCTGTGTGCGGGTGGATCACAGCAGCTACGCCGCTCGCCCGGCGAACATCGGCTCCAAGGTGTTGGTGCGCATCTACGCCCAGCGCATCGAGATTCGTGACATGCACACCCGTGCCTTGCTGCGCACCCACGCCAAGGCCGAGCGTCCCGGCACGGTGATTCTGCCCATGGAGGAGCGGGTGTTCAATCCGTCTCGCGAGACCCGCCTGATCCTGCGTCAGGCCGGCGAGATTGGTGAGCACGCCAGCCGGCTGTGTGAGCTGCTCTTTGCCATCGAGGGTCGTGTCGGGCAGCGCAAGCTCTGGGGCATTGTGGGACTCATGCGCCGTTACCCGGCGCACTGCATCAATGCCGCCTGCGCCCAGGCCCTGGAGCAAGGGGTCTACAGCTACAAGCGCGTGCTGGCGCTGACCGAAGCCCTCTTTGCCCAGGCGATGGCGGCCATCGAGGCTACCTGCGGCGAAGCACCCGCCGCCGGTGCCCACGCGCTGACGCAGCAGCATGAGCTCATCCGAGACGCTGAGGAGTACAGCGATCTCTTCGCGCTCGCCGCCGCCACGGCAAACACCACCACCACCACCACCACCACCACCAACAACACCACCAACGCACCGGGAGTTCAGCCATGA
- the istB gene encoding IS21-like element helper ATPase IstB, protein MNMIEIERALRELRLSGIAETLSTRVMQAQAAQQPFLETFAAMLQDELDRRRSRLTERRFKRSGLDERPSLADFDWRFNPKLPRSACFELHTLKFIGEGANALIIGKPGTGKSHVAKAVAYQATLQGYDVRYLEADTEFARYALATTAERTELLKDWVAPDLLVLDDLFLARRISEHAAEVLQAIVHQRYKLRRAVLITSNRVVQDWGKYLGDATMASTILDRLMHRCAMLEFEGKSYRLKEAAARIAITPESS, encoded by the coding sequence ATGAACATGATCGAGATCGAACGCGCGCTGCGCGAGCTGCGCCTGTCCGGCATCGCCGAGACCCTGTCCACCCGCGTGATGCAGGCCCAGGCCGCCCAGCAGCCTTTCCTGGAGACCTTCGCCGCCATGCTGCAAGACGAGCTGGACCGCCGGCGCTCTCGCCTGACCGAGCGCCGCTTCAAGCGCTCGGGTCTGGATGAGCGCCCCTCGCTGGCTGACTTCGACTGGCGTTTCAACCCGAAGCTGCCGCGCAGCGCCTGCTTCGAGTTGCACACCCTGAAGTTCATCGGCGAGGGGGCCAACGCGCTGATCATCGGCAAGCCGGGCACCGGCAAGAGCCATGTGGCCAAGGCCGTGGCCTACCAGGCCACGCTGCAGGGCTATGACGTGCGTTACCTGGAAGCCGACACCGAGTTCGCCCGTTACGCGCTGGCCACTACGGCAGAGCGCACCGAGCTGCTCAAGGACTGGGTCGCGCCGGACCTGCTCGTCCTCGATGACCTGTTCCTGGCCAGACGCATCAGCGAGCATGCCGCTGAAGTCCTACAGGCCATCGTGCACCAGCGCTACAAGCTGCGCCGCGCTGTTCTCATCACGTCCAACCGCGTGGTGCAGGACTGGGGCAAATACCTCGGCGACGCCACCATGGCCAGCACCATCCTGGATCGCCTCATGCACCGCTGCGCGATGCTGGAGTTCGAGGGCAAGAGCTACCGCCTCAAGGAGGCCGCTGCACGCATCGCCATCACACCCGAGTCGTCATAA
- a CDS encoding LysR family transcriptional regulator encodes MELRHLRCFVVLAEELHFTRAAERLHIEQPPLSRAIKELEDELGVVLFDRNRRGTVLTAAGAVFLQDVRRLFTVLEQARENAKAVAAGLRGSLRIAVSDGAIDPRLSAFLARCRAEEPEIEIRLSEVPLAEQVRGLRSGDFMIGFAHTADVGDGIAAEAIWRDPLVIAVPARHSLLTYKEVPLQELQGHPLVLCDPQVCEGYCRELKRLLNTLEHKLNVVEEVSSLDMMLTLVGAGYGIGFMTATKIPISQRPDVVIRPLAMDSAVITTYLLRPDGSNLSASVERFIVRLRDSSDG; translated from the coding sequence ATGGAGCTGCGCCATCTTCGCTGCTTCGTAGTTCTTGCTGAGGAGCTACATTTCACGCGGGCGGCTGAGCGCCTGCATATCGAACAACCACCGCTATCACGAGCCATCAAGGAACTTGAGGACGAGTTGGGCGTAGTGCTCTTCGACCGCAACCGGCGAGGAACAGTTCTGACGGCGGCGGGTGCGGTCTTCTTGCAAGATGTACGCCGTCTATTCACTGTGCTGGAACAGGCTCGTGAAAACGCCAAGGCTGTGGCAGCGGGCTTGCGCGGTAGCCTGCGCATTGCAGTATCAGATGGAGCTATCGATCCACGGCTGTCGGCATTTCTGGCTCGTTGTCGCGCCGAGGAGCCGGAGATCGAAATACGCTTGTCAGAGGTGCCTCTGGCAGAGCAAGTGCGTGGCTTGCGTTCGGGCGACTTCATGATCGGGTTCGCGCACACGGCCGATGTCGGCGACGGTATCGCTGCCGAAGCAATCTGGCGCGACCCGCTGGTGATTGCTGTGCCAGCTCGACACTCATTGCTCACCTACAAGGAGGTGCCACTTCAAGAACTCCAAGGCCATCCACTTGTCCTGTGCGACCCGCAGGTATGCGAGGGCTATTGCCGCGAACTCAAGCGGCTGCTCAACACGTTGGAGCACAAGCTGAATGTTGTCGAGGAAGTATCCTCGCTCGACATGATGCTCACCTTGGTCGGCGCCGGCTACGGCATCGGCTTCATGACGGCGACCAAGATTCCCATCTCCCAACGGCCGGATGTGGTGATCCGCCCCTTGGCGATGGATTCTGCCGTGATCACGACCTACCTGCTTCGGCCCGACGGCAGCAATTTATCGGCTTCGGTGGAGCGATTTATCGTTCGCCTACGCGACTCTTCGGACGGTTGA
- a CDS encoding helix-turn-helix domain-containing protein codes for MQKSTIQPGRPSGTSTYESESALAFGQAVRAARVAQGVAQDEFASRASISRSHMGKIERGEHVPTLPLILKISTALGISAADLMTATERNLRADTDP; via the coding sequence ATGCAGAAATCAACAATTCAGCCAGGCCGTCCTTCTGGCACATCGACGTATGAATCCGAGTCGGCGTTAGCCTTCGGACAGGCCGTGCGCGCTGCGCGCGTCGCTCAGGGAGTCGCGCAAGACGAGTTCGCATCTCGGGCAAGCATTTCGCGTTCTCACATGGGTAAGATCGAGCGTGGTGAGCACGTGCCCACGCTTCCGCTCATACTGAAAATTTCTACGGCACTCGGAATAAGCGCGGCTGACCTGATGACGGCGACCGAACGCAATCTGCGTGCCGACACTGATCCCTGA
- a CDS encoding substrate-binding domain-containing protein: MCQKDGLAELLISALAEASNNLPQLTTLKITTLNFTLSCDAGLPFWTDRLLGALMHDATSQFSHFRLAIAPGVPSSCLTTLLALQRAEEPEVTIAFFETSGDDLMTGLEEGRYDAGMSLRNTGAPAVKSQPLWVENMAVAMPLGSPLLAQAKITLAELLDYPVFRWPTEACLLLDQRLSSLPLSQQSIQHVTSFEMMALWVTAGYGVGLSAQSRIERAHAWGITMRPLSDGPYEIVTYLQRPHAQADSVFQRFERRAMEVARAGAA; the protein is encoded by the coding sequence ATGTGCCAGAAGGACGGCCTGGCTGAATTGTTGATTTCTGCATTAGCAGAAGCGTCAAACAATCTGCCACAATTAACCACGTTAAAAATAACGACGTTAAACTTCACTCTTTCCTGCGACGCTGGTTTGCCTTTCTGGACAGATCGCTTATTGGGGGCCCTCATGCATGACGCCACCAGCCAGTTTTCCCATTTCAGGCTTGCTATCGCACCTGGAGTGCCATCCTCTTGCCTCACAACGCTTCTTGCCCTACAGCGAGCGGAGGAGCCGGAAGTCACCATCGCGTTCTTTGAGACCTCAGGCGACGACCTGATGACGGGCCTTGAGGAAGGCCGCTATGACGCTGGAATGTCGCTTCGGAACACTGGTGCTCCGGCCGTGAAAAGCCAGCCGCTCTGGGTCGAGAACATGGCCGTTGCAATGCCGCTGGGGTCCCCCTTACTTGCCCAGGCGAAAATCACGCTTGCCGAGCTTCTGGACTATCCGGTGTTTCGCTGGCCGACGGAGGCATGCCTACTGCTCGATCAGCGACTGTCTTCCCTTCCGTTGAGCCAACAGAGCATTCAGCATGTGACTTCGTTCGAGATGATGGCGCTTTGGGTCACCGCTGGCTACGGAGTGGGGCTCTCCGCGCAATCGCGCATTGAGCGTGCCCATGCGTGGGGGATCACTATGCGCCCGCTTTCAGACGGCCCCTACGAGATCGTGACATACCTGCAGCGGCCCCACGCCCAAGCCGACTCCGTTTTTCAGCGGTTCGAGCGCAGAGCGATGGAAGTTGCCAGGGCAGGCGCTGCGTAG
- a CDS encoding tyrosine-type recombinase/integrase has protein sequence MALSDLTVRQAKTTGKRYTLSDNDCLGLMVSAAGGKSWQFRYYWLGKQKRLCLGGYPALSLREARTERDKAQALLARGIDPQVERDQKRHAAKLAGEYTFKTVFDAWVEHRRKELKEGRQSTLSQILRIFNKDVLPTLGKMSIYDIRRPQLLGVLAAIEKRKAFTTAEKVRTWFNQMFRYALVIAEGLEVNPAADLDVVAEPKPPVAHNPYLHLPEMPEFLQRLRLYNPRGWQTQLGVRLLFLTGVRTGELRLAEPEQFDLDRGLWIIPPQIVKQLQDEMRKAGKRPQDVPPYIVPLSLQAIEIVRYLLGAMRPAQKYLLSHRSELKKRISENTLNKALQLMGYEGRLTGHGIRGTISTALNEIGYPKIWVDAQLSHSDPNKVSSAYNHAKYVEPRRRMMQDWADRLDLLEQGEVGAASAHLTIRIDGVPAMAEVEDAMDAAPAVAEQAPSVAPPVVATPIVVTPNSGGITFQRLSQVPPPPTHAPEPEVSAIQREREEMLAMYESPNNLPVPLFGKLAGKSKDQINRELKAGKLLSISLGNRGQRVPDWQLVPLKHRLAQVLMNQYPHADSWDLYRMLTQPHPDLGDRAAIDTVTPTNVPAIIRVITGDYQHHADTPETIAPHPIPEDVRQSVRRLVDSAVVLEGA, from the coding sequence ATGGCGCTCTCTGATCTGACCGTCCGGCAGGCGAAGACCACCGGAAAACGCTACACCCTCTCCGACAACGACTGCCTGGGCCTGATGGTCTCAGCCGCAGGCGGCAAGTCATGGCAATTCCGCTACTACTGGCTGGGCAAGCAAAAGCGCCTGTGCCTGGGTGGCTATCCTGCCCTCAGCCTGCGCGAGGCCCGGACCGAGCGGGACAAGGCCCAGGCCCTGCTCGCCAGGGGGATCGATCCCCAGGTCGAGCGCGACCAGAAACGGCACGCGGCCAAGCTGGCGGGCGAATACACCTTCAAGACCGTCTTCGATGCTTGGGTAGAGCATCGCCGCAAGGAACTCAAGGAAGGCCGTCAGAGCACGCTTTCCCAGATCCTGCGCATCTTCAACAAGGACGTGCTGCCCACTCTGGGAAAGATGTCGATCTACGACATTCGTCGCCCCCAGCTCCTGGGCGTCCTGGCGGCGATCGAGAAGCGCAAGGCGTTCACCACCGCCGAGAAAGTCCGCACCTGGTTCAACCAGATGTTCCGATATGCGCTGGTCATCGCCGAGGGACTGGAAGTCAACCCGGCCGCGGACCTGGACGTGGTGGCCGAGCCCAAGCCCCCGGTGGCCCACAACCCCTACCTGCACCTGCCCGAGATGCCCGAGTTCCTTCAGAGGCTCCGGCTCTACAACCCCCGTGGCTGGCAGACCCAGCTTGGCGTCCGGCTACTGTTCCTGACCGGGGTGCGCACCGGCGAACTGCGGTTGGCCGAACCTGAACAGTTCGACCTCGACAGGGGCTTGTGGATCATCCCGCCGCAGATCGTCAAGCAGCTCCAGGACGAAATGCGCAAGGCGGGGAAGCGGCCGCAGGACGTGCCCCCCTATATCGTGCCGCTGTCCCTGCAGGCCATCGAGATCGTCCGCTACCTCCTGGGCGCAATGCGGCCGGCGCAAAAATACCTGCTGTCGCACCGTAGCGAACTCAAGAAGCGCATCAGCGAGAACACTCTCAACAAGGCCTTGCAGCTCATGGGCTACGAGGGGCGTCTGACCGGCCACGGCATTCGTGGCACCATCTCGACGGCGCTCAACGAGATCGGCTACCCCAAGATTTGGGTGGACGCGCAACTTTCGCACTCCGACCCGAACAAGGTGAGTTCGGCCTACAACCACGCCAAGTACGTGGAGCCGCGCCGCCGGATGATGCAGGACTGGGCCGATCGCCTCGACCTGCTCGAACAGGGCGAAGTGGGAGCCGCGAGCGCGCACCTGACCATCCGTATCGACGGGGTGCCGGCGATGGCGGAAGTGGAGGACGCGATGGACGCGGCCCCCGCGGTGGCCGAGCAGGCTCCCTCCGTCGCCCCGCCAGTGGTGGCCACGCCCATCGTCGTGACCCCGAACAGCGGCGGGATCACGTTCCAGCGGCTGTCGCAGGTGCCGCCACCGCCGACGCATGCCCCGGAGCCCGAAGTCTCTGCAATCCAGCGCGAGCGGGAAGAAATGCTGGCCATGTACGAGTCGCCGAACAACCTGCCGGTCCCGCTGTTCGGCAAGCTGGCCGGAAAATCCAAGGACCAGATCAACCGCGAGCTGAAGGCGGGCAAGCTGCTGTCCATCAGCTTGGGCAACCGGGGACAACGCGTTCCCGACTGGCAACTTGTACCGCTCAAGCACAGGCTGGCTCAGGTGCTCATGAATCAGTATCCACACGCGGATTCGTGGGACCTGTACCGCATGCTGACCCAGCCGCACCCTGACCTGGGGGACCGCGCGGCCATTGATACGGTCACGCCGACCAACGTGCCCGCGATCATCCGGGTCATCACGGGCGACTACCAGCACCATGCGGATACGCCCGAGACTATTGCCCCGCACCCCATCCCCGAGGATGTGCGGCAAAGCGTCCGCCGGTTGGTTGATAGCGCAGTGGTGCTTGAGGGTGCCTGA